The following are encoded together in the Eptesicus fuscus isolate TK198812 chromosome 16, DD_ASM_mEF_20220401, whole genome shotgun sequence genome:
- the IL1A gene encoding interleukin-1 alpha, protein MAQVPDLFEDLKNCYSENEEYSSKIDQLSLTQKSFYDASYDPLPKDRMDQFLSLSTSETSKTSQLTYKESMVVVAASGKILKKRWLSFNQFITDDDLETIANDPEEEILQPTSVPYSFQGNVSYPFMRVIKRHFILNDNLHQSIIRDTSGRFLMAAALNNLDQAVKFDMGGYKSDDLKRPVTLRISDTRLFLSAQNEGEPVLLKEMPETPKTITDETNLLFFWESQGSKDYFESVAHPKLFIATKQEYQVHMASGNPSIIDLQIVEN, encoded by the exons ATGGCTCAGGTTCCTGACCTCTTTGAAGACCTGAAGAATTGCTACAG tgaaaatgaagaatacagtTCCAAAATTGACCAACTCTCTCTGACTCAG AAATCCTTCTATGATGCAAGCTACGACCCACTTCCCAAGGACCGTATGGATCAATTCCTGTCTCTGAGTACCTCTGAGACCTCTAAGACATCCCAGCTTACCTACAAGGAGAgtatggtggtggtggcagccagTGGGAAGATTCTGAAGAAGAGATGGTTGAGTTTCAATCAGTTCATTACCGATGATGACCTGGAAACCATTGCCAATGATCCAGAAGAAG AAATACTCCAGCCCACGTCAGTTCCTTACAGCTTCCAGGGCAATGTGAGTTACCCCTTCATGAGGGTCATCAAAAGGCATTTCATCCTGAATGACAACCTCCATCAAAGCATCATTCGAGATACATCGGGTCGCTTCCTCATGGCTGCCGCATTAAATAATCTGGACCAAGCAG TGAAATTTGACATGGGTGGTTATAAATCAGATGATCTTAAACGTCCTGTGACTCTAAGAATCTCAGACACACGACTGTTTTTGAGTGCACAAAACGAAGGCGAACCCGTTTTACTAAAG GAGATGCCTGAGACACCCAAAACCATCACAGATGAGACCAACCTCCTCTTCTTCTGGGAAAGTCAAGGCTCTAAGGACTATTTCGAGTCAGTTGCCCATCCAAAGTTGTTTATTGCCACAAAGCAAGAATACCAGGTGCACATGGCAAGTGGAAATCCCTCTATCATTGACCTTCAGATAGTGGAAAACTAG